A genome region from Triticum aestivum cultivar Chinese Spring chromosome 2B, IWGSC CS RefSeq v2.1, whole genome shotgun sequence includes the following:
- the LOC123044767 gene encoding nucleobase-ascorbate transporter 11 produces MPSSRRTTARGGGAAPPPARGDAEDDARVPPFTGNNTDHNPRELRSWARRTGFHPSAFFSGESAVSNSSTATARPPPPPPPPASSRRPPRPPAAAEDDPDPAPPLDLDRRGHQVRPRRRIDLRGELEIPPAAGPVEVPAQAEPARRRDGVERLLGERAALNVGRSANGVRADVDADTSARKKAEEAEAKRKAEEAEARKKKEDEERDAELAAYYQQQWANEEDGVANGVHGEETAPLNRPSGLRCGVSENPGWALLVFYGIQHYLSIAGSLVFIPLILVPTMGGSDVDTATVISTMLLVSGLTTILHTFLGSRLPLIQGSSFVYLAPALVIVNSEEFRNLSEDKFKHIMRELQGAILVGSVFQIILGYSGLMSLLLRLINPVVVAPTIAAVGLAFFSYGFPHAGSCVEISMPLIVLLLLCTLYMRKISLFGNHIFLIYAVPLSVGIIWVYAFFLTAGGAYNFKGCSSSIPSSNILLDSCRRHAEIMRRCRTDVSNAWRSAAWVRVPYPLQWGPPTFHFKTAIIMVIISVVASVDSLSSYHAASLLVNLSPPTRGVVSRGIGLEGICTFIAGLWGTGTGSTTLTENIHTLDTTKMASRRALQLGGALLVIFSLFGKIGALLASIPVALAASVLCFTWALIVALGLSTLRYTEAVSSRNMIIVGFTLFISLSIPAYFQQYEPSSNLILPGYLVPYAAASSGPVRTASDGLNYAVNALLSINVVVALVVAIILDNTVPGSKQERGVYIWSDPKSLELDPASLEPYRLPKKISCWFRWAKCVGF; encoded by the exons ATGCCCAGCTCCCGCCGAACCACCGCCCGCGGCGGCGGGGCCGCGCCTCCGCCTGCACGCGGAGACGCAGAGGACGACGCGCGGGTGCCGCCCTTCACGGGGAACAACACCGACCACAACCCCCGGGAGCTGCGTTCCTGGGCCCGCCGCACCGGCTTCCACCCCTccgccttcttctccggcgagtcCGCGGTCTCCAACTCCTCCACCGCCACCGCGCgtcccccgccgcctccgcctcccccgGCATCCTCCCGCCGCCCGCCCCGCCCTCCCGCGGCTGCGGAGGACGACCCCGATCCCGCGCCGCCGCTCGACCTCGACCGTCGCGGCCACCAAGTCCGACCTCGCCGCCGCATCGACCTCCGCGGCGAGCTCGAGATCCCGCCCGCCGCCGGCCCCGTCGAGGTGCCAGCGCAGGCAgaaccggcgaggaggagggacgGCGTCGAGCGCCTGCTCGGCGAGAGGGCGGCGCTCAATGTGGGCAGGAGCGCCAACGGCGTGCGCGCCGACGTGGATGCGGATACGAGTGCGAGGAagaaggcggaggaggcggaggcgaagCGAAAGGCTGAGGAGGCAGAGGCGAGGAAGAAAAAGGAGGATGAGGAGAGGGACGCGGAGCTGGCCGCGTACTACCAGCAGCAGTGGGCCAACGAGGAGGACGGTGTTGCCAACGGTGTCCACGGCGAGGAGACGGCGCCTCTTAATCGGCCATCAGGGCTCCGCTGCGGCGTCTCCGAGAACCCCGGGTGGG CACTCCTCGTATTTTATGGCATACAACACTACTTGTCAATAGCCGGTTCGCTTGTTTTTATTCCTTTGATATTGGTACCAACCATGGGTGGATCGGAT GTGGACACAGCAACAGTCATTTCCACCATGTTATTAGTGTCTGGTCTTACAACAATACTTCATACTTTTCTTGGTTCTCGGCTTCCATTGATTCAAGGAAGTTCTTTTGTATATTTGGCTCCTGCATTGGTGATCGTGAACTCTGAGGAGTTCAGAAACCTTAGTGAAGAT AAATTCAAGCACATAATGAGGGAGTTACAGGGGGCTATACTTGTTGGTTCAGTTTTCCAAATAATTTTGGGGTACAGTGGTCTCATGTCACTGCTGTTGAG ATTGATAAACCCAGTCGTCGTGGCACCAACTATTGCTGCAGTGGGTTTGGCGTTTTTCAGTTATGGTTTCCCTCATGCTGGTAGTTGTGTAGAAATAAGCATGCCCCTCATTGTATTGCTTCTTCTGTGCACCCTG TACATGAGAAAAATATCCCTGTTTGGAAACCATATCTTCCTCATCTATGCA GTACCACTCAGTGTTGGCATTATATGGGTGTATGCATTCTTCCTAACTGCTGGTGGTGCATACAACTTCAAGGGCTGCAGTTCAAGTATACCCAGTTCGAATATATTATTGGATTCATGCAGAAGACATGCAGAGATTATGAGGCGTTGTCGAACTGATGTTTCTAATGCTTGGAGAAGTGCTGCCTGGGTGAGGGTTCCGTATCCATTGCAGTGGGGCCCTCCTACATTTCATTTCAAAACAGCTATCATTATGGTGATAATTTCAGTGGTTGCATCAGTTGATTCA CTTTCCTCATATCATGCTGCTTCGTTGCTAGTCAATTTAAGCCCTCCAACACGTGGAGTTGTTAGCAGAGGGATTGGCCTTGAGGGGATTTGTACTTTTATCGCCGGACTATGGGGTACAGGAACTGGGTCGACAACATTAACAGAGAACATCCATACCCTTGACACAACCAAAATGGCCAGCAGAAGAGCTTTGCAGCTTGGGGGAGCCTTGCTGGTCATTTTTTCTCTCTTTG GAAAAATCGGAGCTCTCCTTGCTTCTATCCCTGTTGCTTTGGCCGCCTCTGTTCTTTGCTTCACCTGGGCTCTTATTGTCGCACTTGGCTTATCCACATTGAGATATACCGAAGCTGTAAGCTCAAGGAACATGATAATCGTTGGTTTTACCCTGTTCATCTCCCTGTCCATCCCCGCATACTTTCAGCAATATGAACCCAGCTCCAATCTCATTCTACCGGGCTATCTTGTTCCGTACGCTGCAGCTTCGAGCGGACCAGTTCGCACTGCCAGTGATGGG CTAAATTATGCAGTGAATGCTCTTCTATCCATCAATGTTGTGGTGGCTCTAGTTGTTGCAATAATCCTTGACAACACGGTGCCGGGAAGCAAGCAAGAACGAGGGGTATACATCTGGTCAGATCCTAAGTCCCTGGAGTTGGATCCTGCATCTCTGGAACCTTATCGGTTACCAAAGAAGATATCATGCTGGTTCAGATGGGCCAAGTGCGTTGGCTTTTAA